From Coffea arabica cultivar ET-39 chromosome 2e, Coffea Arabica ET-39 HiFi, whole genome shotgun sequence, the proteins below share one genomic window:
- the LOC113729412 gene encoding putative UDP-glucuronate:xylan alpha-glucuronosyltransferase 4 has product MWFWPKPYCYYADQYSTKRDIFESVTRPKWHEIVAEDHKYKGLKIGTVNIGRKANIFDELHEGLFVKEVKFQPVAQNIKWSDLFPLWINEEYPELQTCPEIPMPQFEEFQDLNVVVATVPCPGDAKKMGFIDIFRLQVNLVVANLLVKSNKSIIDFSGNVYAVFLGSCGPMDEIFRCEDLLWHDNDIWVYKPDLSKLKQKVRMPVGTCQLARPIEEAAQVGWNKNASNSILQQPREAYVTVLHSSEDYLCGAIVLGQSIINSKTKKDMILLADSSISSESLKALRHAGWKIKRIERIKSPNAEKNAYNEYNYSKLRIWLLTEYDKVMFIDSDMLVFQNLDEFFLYPQLSAAENNRHIFNSGVMLIEPSRCTFETMMEKRFTIVSYNGGDQGFLNEIFRWWHRWPNKANFLKDFSNIDCGPDHLYPKNTHAMHYLGVKPWMCYRDYDCNWDIEDNQRFASDSAHAKWWQVFDSMPNKLKPYCVLTPDMEERAVIFRRIAKDGNYSDGHWKIKVKDPRRKMNDIP; this is encoded by the exons ATgtggttttggccaaaaccatATTGTTATTATGCAGATCAGTACTCTACAAAAAGAGATATCTTTGAATCAGTCACACGTCCAAAATGGCATGAAATTGTAGCTGAAGATCACAAGTACAAAGGGCTAAAGATTGGTACTGTAAACATCGGTAGAAAAGCGAATATTTTCGATGAATTACATGAAGGGTTATTTGTAAAGGAGGTGAAATTTCAGCCTGTTGCACAGAATATAAAATGGTCAGACTTATTTCCACTGTGGATTAATGAAGAATATCCTGAGCTACAAACGTGCCCGGAAATTCCCATGCCACAGTTCGAAGAATTCCAAGACTTGAACGTTGTTGTAGCCACTGTTCCATGTCCAGGAGACGCAAAAAAAATGGGATTTATAGATATTTTTAGGCTGCAAGTCAATCTAGTAGTCGCTAATCTACTAGTGAAAAGTAACAAAAGCATTATTGATTTCTCTGGAAACGTATATGCCGTTTTTCTTGGCTCTTGTGGTCCAATGGATGAAATATTCAGATGTGAGGATCTCTTGTGGCATGACAACGATATTTGGGTTTACAAGCCTGATTTGAGCAAATTGAAGCAAAAGGTGCGAATGCCGGTGGGTACTTGCCAGCTTGCGCGGCCAATTGAGGAGGCAG CTCAAGTAGGGTGGAACAAGAATGCATCAAATAGCATTCTCCAGCAGCCACGAGAAGCTTATGTGACTGTTCTCCATTCTTCAGAAGATTACCTTTGTGGTGCAATAGTTCTAGGCCAAAGCATCATCAACTCCAAAACCAAAAAAGACATGATCCTGCTAGCAGACAGCTCAATTTCCTCCGAATCTTTAAAAGCTCTAAGACATGCCGGATGGAAAATCAAGAGGATCGAACGAATCAAAAGCCCGAATGCTGAAAAAAATGCATATAACGAGTACAACTACAGCAAGCTCCGAATCTGGCTGCTCACCGAGTATGATAAGGTCATGTTTATAGACTCAGACATGCTAGTTTTCCAGAACTTAGACGAGTTTTTCTTGTACCCTCAATTATCGGCTGCTGAGAACAATAGGCATATATTCAACTCTGGAGTCATGTTAATCGAGCCATCGAGGTGCACATTCGAAACCATGATGGAGAAAAGATTCACAATAGTTTCGTACAACGGAGGTGATCAGGGATTCTTGAATGAGATTTTTAGATGGTGGCATAGATGGCCTAATAAAGCTAATTTTCTCAAGGATTTCAGCAATATTGACTGTGGTCCGGACCATTTGTACCCGAAAAATACCCATGCCATGCATTACCTTGGGGTGAAGCCTTGGATGTGCTATAGAGACTATGATTGTAACTGGGATATTGAGGATAATCAGAGGTTTGCTAGTGATTCTGCTCATGCTAAGTGGTGGCAAGTGTTTGATTCCATGCCAAACAAGTTGAAACCTTATTGTGTGCTGACTCCTGATATGGAAGAAAGGGCAGTGATATTTAGGAGGATTGCAAAGGATGGCAATTATTCTGATGGGCATTGGAAGATCAAGGTGAAGGAtccaagaagaaaaatgaatgatatTCCATGA